DNA sequence from the Pseudoglutamicibacter cumminsii genome:
AGCTCGCTGAACGCTGGTTGGGTGAGGCTCAACGTCGTTTCACTGAAGACGGCGAGAACCGTTTGGTCCTTGCGCTATCCGATGCGGATGCCACGTACGGGGTCACGACGGCTCGGTCGCGTTTGAACTTGGCCAACATCTTGGATGCTACAACTCAGCTGGGGTTGAGCACGTTTGTGGTGGGCCCTCCCCCGCGGCTTGAGGCCGACCGCAACCAGGAGATCGCCCGTTTGTCTGCCGCGTTCGCGGATGTGACAACTCGCCGCAACCATTTCTATGTGGATACATTCCGCCCGCTTGAGAAGCATGAGCAGTACCGCGCGGATTTGGCGTCGAATAACGGTGTTCCTGGGCAACAGGGCCATGGTTTGATGGCGTGGCTTGTGATGCATCGCGGCTGGTATACCTGGCTTGGTATCCCTGAGCCTACTCGCTGACTTTCATTCTCATGCCCGTCGCATGCGATAATAGACGGAAGTGCTCGGTGCGAGACACCCGAGTATCACGAATTGTTCATGGATTTATGACGTTGTAAGGAGGACGCGATGAGCAGCAAGCGTGCACGTAAGCGCAAGGATCGCCGCCGGAACAAGGCGAACCACGGCAAGAAGCCAAACACCTGATCGTTTGATCGTTTAAACGCTGGTGGGTCTGCACCGTCCACGAATTGTGGAGTGCAGACCCACCAGCGTTTAACCAAACGCACTGTGCTGTGTTTATTGTGGCTCCCTTATTGTGCGCTGGGCCGGATCGGTCAGTATTGCGTCGTAACGGCTATCTTCCACCGACGCGACTGCGGCGTGTGCCGCGTCAAGCGCTTTCCGGCATCGAGTCTTTGATTTCCTCTAGCCGGTCAAGGATCTTGAATTTGAGTTGTTCCGGTGCGGCATCGTGGCAGCTGCGGCGTACGACGTTGCGGATGATGCATTCCAAGTCGTAGACGCTGCGGCATTCTTCACAGCCTTCGAGGTGGGCGCGCACTGCGTCGACGCCGTCGGCTTCCAGCACACCATCGAGGTATTCGTAGATGCGTTCAAGCCGGGCTTCAGTGCAACCACCGAGTTCGTTGCAGCCCTGAGTCATGATTGCTCCTTCTTCGAGACCTTCTTGGTCGACTTCTTTTCTTTCTTCTTAGCCCCTGTGGATGTTTCGGTACGTTCTACTGCGTAGTCGCTGAGCATGTCTCGCAACTGGCGGCGTCCGCGGTGCAGGCGGGACATGATGGTCCCGATCGGTACGTCCAGGATGTCAGCTGCTTCTTTGTAGGGGAAACCTTCGACATCAACGAAATACACCGCTAAGCGGAACTCTTCCGGGATCTCTTGGAGAGCTCGCTTCACTTCTGAATCTGGCAACGCGTCCAGGGCTTGAGCCTCGGCTGAGCGCAGAGCCTTGTCGCCGCGTTCGATCTGGGCTCCGAGCTGCCAGTCCTCAACCTGGTCAGTTCCG
Encoded proteins:
- a CDS encoding lysophospholipase; amino-acid sequence: LAERWLGEAQRRFTEDGENRLVLALSDADATYGVTTARSRLNLANILDATTQLGLSTFVVGPPPRLEADRNQEIARLSAAFADVTTRRNHFYVDTFRPLEKHEQYRADLASNNGVPGQQGHGLMAWLVMHRGWYTWLGIPEPTR
- a CDS encoding 50S ribosomal protein bL37, which encodes MSSKRARKRKDRRRNKANHGKKPNT
- the rsrA gene encoding mycothiol system anti-sigma-R factor — its product is MTQGCNELGGCTEARLERIYEYLDGVLEADGVDAVRAHLEGCEECRSVYDLECIIRNVVRRSCHDAAPEQLKFKILDRLEEIKDSMPESA